One window of the Salmo trutta chromosome 35, fSalTru1.1, whole genome shotgun sequence genome contains the following:
- the LOC115174972 gene encoding claudin-20-like codes for MASSTMQILAFALALLGVLGATVATLLPNWKVSADVGSNIMTAISQMQGLWMDCTWYSTGVFSCTLKYSVLSLPAYLQTARTTMVLSCMMGCLGLCLAALGLKCTRWGGSHRAKGHAAIAAGGCFILAGILCLVSASWFTNEVITTFLDSNVPESSKYEPGGAVYVTFVSAGFLLASGVIFCLSCHRKRDYTSTSTSTTFPDKLLQQQMNQEQLQRDLIQCDLIQREQQQREQKDFKQQTSPNEQSSQEQLQWVDKGSQGKVQAADDIQQEKPLHEDKGTQQFYSPSRVPPKDTLAGYSLQDYV; via the coding sequence ATGGCGTCCTCCACCATGCAGATCCTCGCCTTCGCCCTGGCGCTGCTGGGCGTCCTGGGCGCCACCGTGGCCACGCTGCTGCCCAACTGGAAGGTGAGTGCCGACGTGGGCTCCAACATCATGACTGCCATCTCCCAGATGCAGGGGCTGTGGATGGACTGCACCTGGTACAGCACCGGCGTGTTCAGCTGCACCTTGAAGTACTCCGTGCTGTCGCTGCCCGCCTACCTGCAGACCGCCAGGACGACAATGGTTCTGTCGTGCATGATGGGTTGCCTGGGCCTCTGTCTTGCTGCCCTGGGGCTCAAATGTACCCGCTGGGGGGGCAGTCACCGGGCAAAGGGGCACGCGGCCATTGCCGCGGGGGGTTGCTTCATCCTGGCTGGCATTCTCTGCCTGGTGTCCGCTTCCTGGTTCACCAACGAGGTCATCACCACCTTCCTGGACTCCAACGTGCCCGAGAGCAGCAAATACGAGCCTGGGGGGGCCGTGTACGTGACCTTTGTCTCTGCCGGCTTCCTGCTTGCCAGTGGGGTCATCTTTTGTTTGTCGTGTCACAGAAAAAGAGActacacctccacctccacctctaccacctttcctgacaaactactgcagcagcaGATGAACCAGGAGCAACTACAGCGCGACCTGATACAGTGTGACCTGATACAGCGCGAGCAACAGCAACGGGAGCAGAAGGACTTTAAACAGCAGACGTCGCCTAATGAGCAGTCGAGCCAGGAGCAGCTACAGTGGGTTGACAAAGGGTCCCAGGGTAAGGTCCAAGCAGCTGACGATATCCAGCAGGAGAAGCCTCTACATGAAGACAAGGGAACGCAGCAGTTCTACTCTCCATCCAGAGTCCCTCCAAAAGACACCCTGGCTGGCTACAGCCTGCAGGACTATGTTTAA